One Vulcanisaeta thermophila genomic region harbors:
- a CDS encoding DUF2175 domain-containing protein, translated as MSERRTWTCYRCGQPVISGMKFTFTSKGPIHWECFRAEVKDFFNGVIPEDVNVLLELIDYLNEGIIKAKELEVRASDSVRQSIVSRRKVFEGEAARLMKELDTIMRSNWNRGT; from the coding sequence ATGAGTGAGCGTAGGACATGGACATGCTATAGGTGTGGACAGCCGGTGATTTCGGGTATGAAGTTCACATTCACGTCGAAGGGCCCCATTCACTGGGAGTGTTTTAGGGCTGAGGTTAAGGATTTCTTCAATGGGGTTATTCCTGAGGATGTTAATGTGCTTCTTGAGTTGATTGATTACTTGAATGAGGGTATTATTAAGGCTAAGGAGCTTGAGGTTAGGGCTTCCGACAGTGTTAGGCAGTCCATAGTTAGTAGGAGGAAGGTGTTCGAGGGTGAGGCGGCCAGGTTAATGAAGGAGCTTGACACGATAATGAGGAGTAACTGGAATAGGGGCACCTAA